The genomic window CAGCAGGTGCCTCTCCCACAGGCGGGGTACCTCCCGCGGACCGATGAGCCCCCGCTGCACTCCCGTCTCGGCCAGGAGTTCGGCGTACCGGACCGCGTCCGCGTAGCGATCACCGAATACGTCGCGCGCCTGCTCAGGCGCAGGGGGAAGCTCCGCTGCCTCCGTCACGGGGACCGTCCTTCCGTACCGCAAGAGTGCACTGGGCGCTGACACCAGAACAACAGGCTGACAAAGTTCGGCCCCGCCTGCGGGCAGACGGGGCCGGAGGAACGTACGTACCGAATCAGGCAGGAAGCACGACGACGAAGCGCTGCGGCTCTTCGCCCTCTGACTCGCTGCGCAAGCCCGCGGACTTGACCGCGTCGTGCACGACCTTGCGCTCGAAGGGCGTCATCGGCTTCATCTTCACGGGCTCACCGGTGCTCTTGGCCTCGGCCGCGGCCTTGGCACCCAGCTCGGAGAGCTCGGCACGCTTCTTGGCGCGATAGCCCGCGATGTCCAACATCAGACGGCTGCGGTCGCCGGTCTCCCGGTGCACGGCCAGACGCGTGAGCTCCTGGAGTGCCTCGAGCACCTCGCCCTCGCGGCCGACGAGCTTGTTCAGATCTCGACTGCCGGAGTCGCTGATGATCGATACAGAGGCACGGTCGGCCTCGACGTCCATGTCGATGTCGCCGTCGAGGTCTGCGATGTCCAGCAGACCTTCCAGGTAGTCCGCCGCGATCTCGCCCTCCTGCTCCAGGCGGGTCAGGGTGTCGCCACCCTCGGAGGCGGCGGAGGTGGTGCCTTCCGTCACGGGATGGGCTCCTTCTTACTTCTTGGACGGGGACTTGGGGCGCTGCTGGCCCTTGCGCTGACCGGACTGGGCCTTGCTACGGCCACCGCCGGTCTTGGGCGCGGCCTTCTTGGCAGCGGCCGGCGGCTTGTCGTCCTCGGGCTCGTCGGACTTGGTCAGCGAGGTGGGCTCGGCCTTCGGCTCGGAGTCGTCGGCGGTCTTCGTACTGCCGGACTGACGCTGAGCCTTGGTCTGGCGCTTGGGCTGCTGGCGCTTGGGGGTACCGGTCGTCGGCGTACCGTCCTCGGCCGTGGCGACGGCCAAGGCATCGCTCTTGACCACGGTGCCGTCGCTCTGGGCCGCGAGGCCCTCCTTGCCCAGGCCGTTGATGAACTTCCGCTCGTACTCGTTGCGGTCACGGCCCTTGGCGACAATCGCCTTGACGATGGCGCGCTCGCCGCGGCCGCGGGTCTTGCCGTGGTGCGTGACGTGCTTGGTCAAGCGCTCCAGGTACGCGGCCTGGGCCTTGGAACCCGGGGTCGGGTTGTTGTGGATGACGTACATCTGCTGGCCCATGGTCCACACGTTGGTGGTCAGCCAGTAGACGAGAACACCGACCGGGAAGTTGATGCCGAAGACGGCGAACATGATCGGGAAGATGTACATCAGCATCTTCTGCTGCTGCATGAACGGCGTCTTCACCGTGGTGTCGACGTTCTTCGTCATCAACTGACGCTGCGTGTAGAACTGCGAGAACGACATCAGGACGATCATGATCGCGGTGACCACGCGGACGGTGGTGATCGACGCGTCGAGCGCGGCGACGTCCGCGCTGCTGTCGGTGAACTTCGCGGCGAGCGGAGCACCGAAGATGTGCGCCTTCTGCGCGCTCTGCAGCAGGCTCTCGTTGATGACCCCGACAGTGTCGTTGTTCGCGATGCTGTTGAGCACGTGGTACAGCGCGAAGAAGAACGGGGACTGCGCCAGGATGGGAAGGCACGAGGAGAGCGGGTTGGTACCCGTCTCCTTGTACAGCTTCATCATCTCTTCGGACTGACGCTGCTTGTCGTTCTTGTAGCGCTCCTGGATCTTCTTCATCTCGGGCTGCAGTGTCTGCATTGCCCGGGTGGCCTTGATCTGCTTCACAAACAGCGGGATCAGGCAGATACGGATCAGGATCACCAAGGACACGATGGACAGGCCCCAGGCCCACCCGGTGTCATCGCCGAAGAGGGCGCCGTACACCTTGTGGAACTGGACGATGACCCAGGAGACAGGTGTCGTGATGAAGCTGAAGAGGCTGGCAATCGTGTCCACTAATCATGCTCCTTGGGCATGGGACGGGCTCTCGGCGGCCGGGCTCGAAGGAACGTGCCCCTCGATGGCCGGTTCGGCGGCGGAGGACCCGCCCTTGCGTGCGCGCCACGTTCCACGCAACATCTCGTGCCACCGTGGGCGCTTACGCGGCGGGACGTGGTCCACACCGCCGAGCGACCACGGATTGCACCGCAGGATGCGCCAGGCGGTGAGTGCCGTTCCCTTGATCGCACCGTGCCGGTCGATGGCTGTGTAGCCGTAGTGGGAGCACGACGGGTAGTACTTGCACACCGGCCCGAGCAACGGACTGATGGTCCACTGGTACAGCTTGATCAGCGCCAGCAGCGGGTACTTCATCGTGCGCCCCCTCCCAGCAGTCGCGCTATGGCGGCATCCAGGTCTTGGGCCAGTTGTACGTGGTCGGCGTCACCCGCTCCGGGCAGCGCTCGTACGACTACCAGGCTACCGGGGGGAAACAGGGCGACTCGATCGCGCATCAGATGGCGAAGCCTGCGCTTCACCTTGTTGCGTACGACCGAACCACCGACGGCCTTGCTCACGACGAAACCCGCACGCGTCGGGGGAGCGCTCTCCCCAGGCGCGTGCGGGCCCGTGGCACCGCTACGTAGGTGAACGACGAGGAGTGGGCGTCCGGCCCGGCGCCCTCGTCGTACCGCGGTCGCGAAGTCCTCGCGCCGCCTCAGCCGATGCTCGGTAGGCAGCACGACGTCATGACCTGATCAGGATCAGGCCGACAGGCTGGCGCGACCCTTGCTGCGGCGGTTCGCGAGAATCGCGCGACCGGCACGGGTACGCATCCGCAGGCGGAAGCCGTGGGTCTTCGCACGACGACGGTTGTTCGGCTGGAAGGTGCGCTTGCTCACTCGGGGGCTCCAGAAAGAAATCGGTGTTTGCGGGTGCCGTCCTGGCTGTCACCGTGCGCCCACGAGTAGCTCGTATTAACGCCCGAGTGCACCGCTGTCCGATCACCTGACGCGATCTGTGCCCATCGGAGGCAGGCGGCAGCAGCCATCGACAACTCGACCTGGTTACGGTACGCGCGGCTACGCCATCCGGTCAAACCGAAGGTCACGGGGAGACACTATCCACAGGCTGGGGACAACAACTTGAACCGCACCGGTCGCCGTGACTACCGTGACTGAACTCCGATTCGTTCCCTTTCATTTGGCTGCTGGGCCCCGACCCACCCACCAGCACCTCGTTTCGAGCGCCCCACCCGAGTTCCAACCCAACCCGTCCCAGAACCACACGTTCGTGGGACCTGTGAGAGAGCGTGCCCTGTGGCTGACGTACCTGCCGATCTTGCCGCAGTGTGGCCACGAGTACTGGAAAAGCTCCTCGGTGAGGGCCGCGGACAGGGCGTCGAAGTGAAGGACGAGCGCTGGATCAAGCGCTGCCAGCCACTCGCGCTGGTCGCGGACACGGCTCTCCTCGCGGTCCCGAACGAGTTTGCGAAGGGCGTACTCGAAGGCCGTCTCGCGCCGATCGTGAGCGAGACTCTGAGCCGGGAGTGCGGCCGTCCGATCCGTATCGCGATCACCGTCGACAGCTCGGTGGGCGAGCCGCCGCCCCCGCCGGTCCAGTCCCGCTTCGAGGATTCCGAGCACGCCTCCGTCCCGGGCCAGGACCGCGACGGCTATGACCGCAGGGACCCGTACGACGGTCAGGGGCGCGACTCGCGCGGTGGGTACGAGAGCCCGAATCCGTACGAGAACCAGAACGGCTACGAGGGTCAGGGCCGCGATCCCTACGAGGGGTACGGCCGCCATCGCGCCGACGACCGCGGTCCGGGACGCGGCGACCAGCTGACCGGCGGTCCCGGCGACCAGCTGCCGCCTCCGCGTTCGGACCAGCACCCCACCGGCCGCGCGGACCAGCTGCCGACCGCGCGCCCCGCGTATCCGTCCGACTACCAGCGTCCCGAGCCGGGCGCCTGGCCTCGGTCGTCTCAGGGCGACTATGGCTGGCAGCAGCAGCGGCTCGGTTTCCCGGAGCGGGACCCGTACGCATCGCCGTCGCCGGACTACCGCTCGCAGACGAGGGAGCGGCCGCCGTACGACCAGCAGCGTGCCGACTACGACCAGCCCCGCGGGGACTACGACCGGCCGGGTGGCGATTCCGACTATCCGCGGCCCGACCGGCGCGAGCTCCCCGAGCCGCCGCCCGGTTCGGGGCATGTACACCGGGGCGGACCGGCCAGCAGCGCGCCCGGCCCACTGGCGGCGCAGCCCGCGCCGGCGCCGGGTCCGGGTGAGCCGACCGCACGCCTGAACCCGAAGTACCTCTTCGACACGTTCGTCATCGGCGCCTCGAACCGCTTCGCGCACGCGGCCGCGGTGGCCGTCGCCGAGGCGCCTGCGAAGGCGTACAACCCCCTTTTCATCTATGGGGAATCGGGGCTCGGCAAGACCCACTTGCTGCATGCGATCGGGCACTACGCCCGCAGCCTCTACCCGGGCACGCGGGTGCGGTACGTGAGCTCGGAGGAGTTCACCAACGAGTTCATCAACTCCATCCGCGACGGCAAGGGCGACAGCTTCCGCAAGCGGTACCGGGAGATGGACATCCTGCTCGTCGACGACATCCAGTTCCTGGCGGACAAGGAGTCCACACAGGAGGAGTTCTTCCACACGTTCAATACGCTCCACAACGCGAACAAGCAGATCGTGCTCTCCAGTGACCGGCCGCCGAAGCAGTTGGTGACCCTGGAGGACCGGCTGCGGAACCGTTTCGAGTGGGGTCTGATCACCGACGTCCAGCCGCCCGAGCTGGAGACGCGTATCGCGATCCTCCGTAAGAAGGCGGTTCAGGAGCAGCTCAACGCCCCACCGGAGGTACTGGAGTTCATCGCGTCCCGCATCTCGCGCAACATCCGCGAGCTGGAGGGCGCGCTGATCCGGGTGACGGCGTTCGCGTCGCTCAACCGGCAGCCGGTGGACCTCGGGCTGACCGAGATCGTCCTCAAGGATCTGATCCCGGGCGGTGAGAACGCATCCCCGGAGATCACCGCGACCGCGATCATGGCCGCGACGGCCGACTACTTCGGGCTCACGGTCGAGGATCTGTGCGGCACCTCACGCGGCCGCGCCCTGGTGACCGCCCGCCAGATCGCCATGTACCTGTGCCGTGAGCTGACCGACCTGTCGCTGCCCAAGATCGGCGCGCAGTTCGGCAACCGCGACCACACCACCGTCATGCACGCCGACCGCAAGATCCGCGCGCTGATGGCCGAGCGGCGCTCCATCTACAACCAGGTGACGGAGCTGACGAACCGCATCAAGAACGGCTGACAGAAGGCCGTCGTACGCCGCCGAGGGCGCCCCGGGACGAGTTCCCGCGGGCGCCCTCGGCGTTCCGGAGAACTCTTCCGACAGCCCGAAACCGCTCCTGCGGGCCCCTTCCGACGGCGCTTCCGCCGCCCTGTGCCCGCCTGCCGAGGGCTTCGTCCGTCGCCCGGCCGTCATCAGGTGTTCGAATACCTGCCGCGTTACGGCTTCCCTCCACAGATTCGGTGACTTTCTCCCGTCCACACCCTGGGGATCGGGAAGTTATGCAGATCGTGTCCACAGGGCAGTCGGTTGAGGGATCATCGGACCAGGTCAGCCCCCTGTGGATCCGTGGACGAAAGATCTCCACAGGCTGTGGACGACGCGGAGATCCACAGACTGTGGACGGAGTTGTCCACCGGCGCCCCACAGGCTGCGGCCGGTTGTCCCCAGTGATCGTCGGCTTCTCCACATGGCTGTCCACTGTTCGGCAAGCCAACCCGCCTTCTCACCGTGTCGAGTGAAAGGCGTCACATGAAGTTGCCTGGTTGGGCTGTGGGAAAGGTGGGTAAACCTGGGGACGCCGTTGGGGAGAAGTGCCCCGGGGCTGTGCACGGTGTGTGCAGAACTTTCTGTTCTCCACAGATACCCCTGGTTGTCCACCGCCCCCACCCACAGGCCCGGTGGACAAAATTTGCCGCCTGAGCTGCAGAGACGGGGTTATCCACGGTTTCCACAGGCCCTACTACTACTCCCAACTAGAGAGAGCTGGGAATCCGTTTCGAAGTGGGTCCTGTGCACAACTCGCTCTGGGCTGCCTGACCGCGCCTCGTCACGACTTGACCCCGAGAGGCTCCGAGTGTCAGCGGTGTGCGTCAGACTGTTCCCCGGTGTCCTTCCCGTCACAGGAGCCAGCGACACCGAGACAGACGACGAAGCCAGGCAGGGCGAGAAGCGCCGGCAACAGCAGGAGGCGGCAACAGTGAAGATCCGGGTGGAACGCGACGTACTCGCGGAGGCAGTGGCCTGGGCGGCGCGCAGCCTCCCGGCCCGTCCGCCGGCGCCTGTCCTCGCCGGCCTCCTTCTGAAGGCCGAGGAAGGCCAGCTGAGCCTCTCCAGCTTCGACTACGAGGTCTCCGCACGGGTGTCCGTGGAGGCGGAGGTCGACGAAGAGGGCACGGTGCTCGTCTCCGGCCGGCTCCTCGCGGACATCTGCCGCGCACTCCCCAACCGCCCGGTGGAGATTTCCACAGACGGTGTACGAGCGACCGTGGTCTGCGGCTCCTCGCGTTTCACACTCCACACACTGCCTGTGGAGGAGTACCCGTCCCTGCCGCAGATGCCGAACGCCACGGGCACCGTGCCCGGTGAGGTCTTCGCCTCCGCCGCCGCCCAGGTCGCCATCGCCGCCGGGCGCGACGACACGCTGCCCGTCCTCACCGGTGTGCGCATCGAGATCGAGGGCGACACGGTCACGCTGGCGTCCACCGACCGCTACCGCTTCGCGGTCCGCGAGTTCCTGTGGAAGCCGGAGAACCCCGAGGCGTCCGCGGTCGCCCTGGTGCCCGCCAAGACGCTCCTGGACACCGCCAAGGCCCTCACGAGCGGCGACAGCGTCATCCTGGCGCTCTCCGGCTCGGGCTCGGGAGAGGGTCTGATCGGTTTCGAGGGCGCGGGCCGCCGTACGACCACGCGGCTGCTGGAGGGCGACCTCCCGAAGTACCGCACGCTGTTCCCGACGGAGTTCAACAGCGTGGCGGTCATCGAGACGGCCCCCTTCGTGGAGGCCGTCAAGCGTGTGGCCCTGGTCGCCGAGCGGAACACCCCGGTCCGGCTGAGCTTCGAGCAGGGCGTGCTGATCCTGGAGGCCGGCTCCAGCGACGACGCACAGGCTGTGGAAAGGGTCGACGCCCAGCTGGAGGGCGACGACATCTCGATCGCCTTCAACCCGACGTTCCTGCTGGACGGCCTGAGCGCCATCGACTCCCCGGTCGCCCAGCTGTCCTTCACCACGTCCACCAAGCCCGCGCTGCTCAGTGGCAAGCCGGCCGTGGACGCCGAGGCGGACGAGGCCTACAAGTACCTGATCATGCCGGTGCGGCTCAGCGGCTGACCGGCCGGACACCGCCGCGGCCGAGCCGCCGGAGGTTGTCCACAGTGCTGTGGGGGCCCGGTGGATCACCGGGCCCTCGGTGTGAAGCCGCAGGTCGGGGCGTACGTTTGAGCGGGTATGCCCACAGGTGTGCGTGAGCGTCCGGGTTTAGGCTCGTGCGTGGGTACGCAGGTGCCCTCATGCCACGTCGCAACCTAAGGAACAACTGATGGAGCTCGGTCTCGTCGGCCTCGGCAAGATGGGCGGCAACATGCG from Streptomyces sp. DSM 40750 includes these protein-coding regions:
- a CDS encoding Jag family protein — protein: MTEGTTSAASEGGDTLTRLEQEGEIAADYLEGLLDIADLDGDIDMDVEADRASVSIISDSGSRDLNKLVGREGEVLEALQELTRLAVHRETGDRSRLMLDIAGYRAKKRAELSELGAKAAAEAKSTGEPVKMKPMTPFERKVVHDAVKSAGLRSESEGEEPQRFVVVLPA
- the yidC gene encoding membrane protein insertase YidC; amino-acid sequence: MDTIASLFSFITTPVSWVIVQFHKVYGALFGDDTGWAWGLSIVSLVILIRICLIPLFVKQIKATRAMQTLQPEMKKIQERYKNDKQRQSEEMMKLYKETGTNPLSSCLPILAQSPFFFALYHVLNSIANNDTVGVINESLLQSAQKAHIFGAPLAAKFTDSSADVAALDASITTVRVVTAIMIVLMSFSQFYTQRQLMTKNVDTTVKTPFMQQQKMLMYIFPIMFAVFGINFPVGVLVYWLTTNVWTMGQQMYVIHNNPTPGSKAQAAYLERLTKHVTHHGKTRGRGERAIVKAIVAKGRDRNEYERKFINGLGKEGLAAQSDGTVVKSDALAVATAEDGTPTTGTPKRQQPKRQTKAQRQSGSTKTADDSEPKAEPTSLTKSDEPEDDKPPAAAKKAAPKTGGGRSKAQSGQRKGQQRPKSPSKK
- the yidD gene encoding membrane protein insertion efficiency factor YidD, whose amino-acid sequence is MKYPLLALIKLYQWTISPLLGPVCKYYPSCSHYGYTAIDRHGAIKGTALTAWRILRCNPWSLGGVDHVPPRKRPRWHEMLRGTWRARKGGSSAAEPAIEGHVPSSPAAESPSHAQGA
- the rnpA gene encoding ribonuclease P protein component; translated protein: MLPTEHRLRRREDFATAVRRGRRAGRPLLVVHLRSGATGPHAPGESAPPTRAGFVVSKAVGGSVVRNKVKRRLRHLMRDRVALFPPGSLVVVRALPGAGDADHVQLAQDLDAAIARLLGGGAR
- the rpmH gene encoding 50S ribosomal protein L34 yields the protein MSKRTFQPNNRRRAKTHGFRLRMRTRAGRAILANRRSKGRASLSA
- the dnaA gene encoding chromosomal replication initiator protein DnaA is translated as MADVPADLAAVWPRVLEKLLGEGRGQGVEVKDERWIKRCQPLALVADTALLAVPNEFAKGVLEGRLAPIVSETLSRECGRPIRIAITVDSSVGEPPPPPVQSRFEDSEHASVPGQDRDGYDRRDPYDGQGRDSRGGYESPNPYENQNGYEGQGRDPYEGYGRHRADDRGPGRGDQLTGGPGDQLPPPRSDQHPTGRADQLPTARPAYPSDYQRPEPGAWPRSSQGDYGWQQQRLGFPERDPYASPSPDYRSQTRERPPYDQQRADYDQPRGDYDRPGGDSDYPRPDRRELPEPPPGSGHVHRGGPASSAPGPLAAQPAPAPGPGEPTARLNPKYLFDTFVIGASNRFAHAAAVAVAEAPAKAYNPLFIYGESGLGKTHLLHAIGHYARSLYPGTRVRYVSSEEFTNEFINSIRDGKGDSFRKRYREMDILLVDDIQFLADKESTQEEFFHTFNTLHNANKQIVLSSDRPPKQLVTLEDRLRNRFEWGLITDVQPPELETRIAILRKKAVQEQLNAPPEVLEFIASRISRNIRELEGALIRVTAFASLNRQPVDLGLTEIVLKDLIPGGENASPEITATAIMAATADYFGLTVEDLCGTSRGRALVTARQIAMYLCRELTDLSLPKIGAQFGNRDHTTVMHADRKIRALMAERRSIYNQVTELTNRIKNG
- the dnaN gene encoding DNA polymerase III subunit beta, with protein sequence MKIRVERDVLAEAVAWAARSLPARPPAPVLAGLLLKAEEGQLSLSSFDYEVSARVSVEAEVDEEGTVLVSGRLLADICRALPNRPVEISTDGVRATVVCGSSRFTLHTLPVEEYPSLPQMPNATGTVPGEVFASAAAQVAIAAGRDDTLPVLTGVRIEIEGDTVTLASTDRYRFAVREFLWKPENPEASAVALVPAKTLLDTAKALTSGDSVILALSGSGSGEGLIGFEGAGRRTTTRLLEGDLPKYRTLFPTEFNSVAVIETAPFVEAVKRVALVAERNTPVRLSFEQGVLILEAGSSDDAQAVERVDAQLEGDDISIAFNPTFLLDGLSAIDSPVAQLSFTTSTKPALLSGKPAVDAEADEAYKYLIMPVRLSG